A single genomic interval of Helianthus annuus cultivar XRQ/B chromosome 13, HanXRQr2.0-SUNRISE, whole genome shotgun sequence harbors:
- the LOC110900258 gene encoding putative disease resistance RPP13-like protein 1, protein MAEAAAAALVKVIFDKLADEAFKKYARSQNIHSELKQLGSTLSQIQALLNDASHKEITDESVRLWLNSLQHLAYDIDDVLDEVATEAMRRELTPESEASTSMVRKLIPTCCKQFSLSHWLSPKLDRITTKLQHLEKQNPGLIVKGEKPKINTNRRNETSLPERDVVGREVEKKKLLNQLLVGESSKEKFSILPIVGLGGVGKTTLARILYNDTRVKDHFELMAWVCVSDECDVFKISETIFECVATENKQFKDVNQLQIALREQFKDKRFLLVLDDVWNQNYDDWEKLVRPFHSGAAGSRVIMTTRQQDLLKKIGFNHVDNLKSLSHEDALSLLALHALDVDNFDSHETLKPQAKGIVKKCGGLPLALKAIGRLLRTKTEGEEWDDVLKSKIWDLENADAIVPALRLSYHDLPADLKRLFAYCSLFPKDFMFDKEELILLWIAEGYLNESTANKSPECLGHEYFEKLLSRSFFQPAPSGEPFFVMHDLMNDLATFVAGEYFLRFDNQTEMAEEALGKYRHMSFMRERYVGFQKFEAFQRARSLRTLLAVYVGVEQSWDEFYISNKILVDLLPQLPLLRVLSLSRFDISEVPDVICSLDHLRYLNLSRTNISKLPENVGNLYNLQTLIVFGCESLSTLPKSFLKLKKLRHFDIRDTPHLKKLPLGIGELKNLQTLPKVIVGGDGDFAITKLKGLENLRGELSIEGLQKVQIPMQAREANLSQKRLTKLKMKWGNDSQRGSLEKEVLAELKPHTDTLKHFEVEYYGGVEFPCWVGDPTFHQLVHVSLRGCRKCTSLPPLGRLPSLKELLIQGMDDVKVISLELSRSTDVTFPSLEILRFEDMSSWEVWSTNSEVMFPCLRELQIIKCPDLSDVSLEALPSLRVLRIEGCGESVLRSLVQAASSTTKLEIDSILGLTDEVWRGVIVNFGAVEELRIQYCDEIRYLWESDAEASKVLVNLKELRVYYCKKLVSLGEKEEDEDNIGSNFLSSLRILDVEECESMERLCCPNSIERLNIRGCRSVRHVSFPRATTTGGGGQNLKSLTIDSCGNLKSINQLSNSTHLTSLRISYCRNMELSSDLHQLSNLTSLCIQGFKSIRSFSDLELSNLTTLKIEGCESIESFPNLHLPNLTEVHIESCKNMKAFGDLQLPNLISWMIWDCENLESFPDLQLSNLTMLKAMWISNCPMIDASFPRGLWPPNLCSLETGGLKKPISEWGNQNFPASLVYLRLHNERDVKNFSQLSHLFPSSLKSLSIWEFDNLESISTGLQYLTSLQHLYIGSCPKLNDLPETLLPSLLSLSTLICPKLKERCEGRGSHYWPRISHIPCIEIKD, encoded by the coding sequence ATGGccgaagctgctgctgctgcccTTGTCAAAGTCATTTTTGACAAGCTAGCCGATGAAGCCTTCAAGAAATATGCTCGTTCCCAGAATATCCACTCAGAGCTCAAGCAATTGGGGAGCACGTTGTCCCAGATCCAAGCTCTGCTTAATGATGCCTCCCACAAGGAAATAACTGATGAATCTGTTAGACTATGGCTCAATAGTCTCCAACATCTGGCTTACGATATCGATGACGTACTTGACGAAGTGGCTACTGAAGCTATGCGTCGTGAGCTGACCCCGGAATCAGAAGCGAGCACCAGCATGGTAAGAAAGCTCATCCCAACTTGCTGCAAACAGTTCTCACTAAGCCATTGGTTGAGTCCCAAGTTAGACAGAATTACCACCAAGTTACAACATCTAGAAAAACAAAATCCTGGTTTGATTGTGAAAGGTGAAAAGCCAAAAATTAATACTAATAGAAGAAACGAAACCTCTTTGCCAGAACGTGATGTTGTTGGAAGAGAAGTTGAGAAAAAGAAATTGCTCAACCAGTTGTTAGTAGGTGAATCATCTAAGGAAAAGTTTAGTATCTTACCCATAGTTGGTTTGGGTGGAGTGGGAAAGACCACTCTGGCTAGAATATTGTATAACGATACGCGGGTGAAAGATCACTTTGAACTCATGGCTTGGGTTTGTGTTTCCGATGAGTGTGATGTATTCAAAATAAGTGAAACCATCTTTGAATGTGTGGCTACAGAAAACAAACAGTTCAAAGATGTAAATCAGCTTCAAATTGCTCTTAGAGAGCAATTTAAGGACAAACGATTTCTACTAGTACTTGATGATGTGTGGAATCAAAACTATGATGATTGGGAAAAACTAGTGCGTCCATTTCATTCTGGGGCTGCTGGAAGTAGGGTAATCATGACAACTCGCCAGCAAGATCTGCTTAAAAAGATAGGTTTTAATCATGTAGACAATCTCAAGAGTTTGTCGCATGAAGATGCTTTGTCTTTGTTAGCTCTACATGCATTAGATGTAGATAACTTTGATTCGCATGAAACACTTAAACCACAAGCTAAAGGTATCGTGAAAAAGTGTGGTGGTTTGCCTTTAGCTTTAAAGGCAATTGGAAGATTACTCAGAACAAAAACCGAGGGAGAAGAATGGGATGACGTGTTGAAAAGTAAGATATGGGATTTAGAAAATGCTGATGCAATTGTTCCAGCCCTAAGACTAAGCTACCATGATCTTCCTGCTGATTTGAAGCGCTTGTTTGCATACTGCTCTTTGTTCCCAAAGGACTTTATGTTTGACAAGGAGGAGTTGATATTACTATGGATAGCTGAAGGGTATCTGAACGAGTCAACTGCAAACAAGTCACCGGAATGCTTGGGCCATGAATATTTTGAGAAATTGCTATCAAGGTCCTTTTTTCAACCCGCACCTAGTGGCGAACCCTTTTTTGTGATGCATGATCTCATGAACGACTTGGCCACATTTGTTGCTGGAGAATATTTTTTGAGGTTTGACAATCAGACGGAGATGGCAGAGGAAGCTTTAGGCAAGTACCGACATATGTCATTTATGCGTGAGCGCTATGTAGGTTTCCAGAAGTTTGAGGCATTTCAAAGAGCAAGAAGTTTGAGAACACTGTTAGCTGTATATGTTGGGGTAGAACAAAGCTGGGATGAGTTTTACATATCCAATAAAATTTTGGTTGACTTACTTCCTCAGCTACCACTGTTAAGGGTTCTTTCTTTGAGCCGTTTTGACATAAGTGAGGTACCGGATGTCATTTGTAGTTTGGACCACTTGAGGTATCTTAATTTGTCTCGAACAAATATCTCAAAGTTACCAGAGAATGTTGGTAATCTTTACAATTTACAAACATTGATCGTTTTTGGTTGTGAGAGCTTGAGTACATTGCCTAAAAGCTTCCTAAAGCTCAAAAAATTGAGGCATTTTGACATCAGGGATACTCCGCATTTGAAGAAGCTGCCCTTGGGAATTGGTGAGTTAAAAAACCTACAAACTCTCCCCAAGGTCATCGTTGGAGGAGACGGTGACTTTGCAATAACCAAGCTTAAGGGATTAGAGAATTTACGTGGGGAACTTTCCATTGAAGGATTGCAGAAAGTGCAAATCCCAATGCAAGCAAGGGAGGCGAACCTATCTCAAAAAAGGCTTACTAAGTTAAAGATGAAATGGGGTAATGATTCACAGAGAGGATCACTTGAGAAGGAGGTTCTTGCTGAGCTCAAGCCACACACTGATACGTTGAAACATTTTGAAGTTGAGTATTACGGGGGAGTAGAGTTTCCATGTTGGGTCGGGGATCCCACTTTTCATCAATTGGTTCATGTGTCGCTACGGGGTTGTAGAAAATGTACATCTCTACCGCCGCTTGGGCGGTTACCTTCACTTAAGGAGTTGTTGATTCAAGGAATGGATGATGTTAAAGTCATCAGTTTGGAGTTAAGTAGGAGTACTGATGTTACCTTCCCttcacttgaaattctaaggtttGAAGATATGTCTAGTTGGGAGGTATGGTCAACCAATAGCGAGGTAATGTTTCCATGCCTTCGAGAGCTTCAAATAATCAAATGTCCCGATTTGAGTGATGTCTCACTTGAAGCATTACCTTCACTAAGAGTTTTGAGGATAGAGGGATGTGGTGAAAGTGTGCTGAGAAGTCTGGTTCAAGCAGCTTCATCAACCACTAAACTGGAAATAGACTCAATTTTAGGGCTTACGGATGAGGTGTGGAGAGGTGTCATAGTGAATTTTGGGGCGGTTGAAGAGCTACGCATACAATATTGTGATGAGATAAGATACCTATGGGAATCAGATGCGGAGGCAAGTAAAGTTCTTGTAAATTTAAAGGAATTGCGGGTATATTATTGTAAAAAATTGGTGAGTTTAGGAGAGAAAGAGGAGGATGAGGATAACATTGGGAGCAACTTCCTATCATCTCTTAGGATTTTGGATGTAGAAGAATGTGAGAGTATGGAGCGTTTGTGTTGTCCGAATAGCATTGAGAGGTTAAACATCAGGGGGTGTAGGTCAGTTAGACATGTCTCCTTCCCaagagcaacaacaacaggtgGAGGAGGGCAGAATCTCAAGTCACTTACTATAGATAGCTGTGGAAATCTAAAATCAATAAATCAATTGAGTAACTCCACTCACCTCACCTCTTTGAGAATAAGTTATTGTCGAAACATGGAGTTATCTTCTGATCTTCATCAGCTATCAAATCTCACCTCGTTGTGCATACAAGGTTTTAAAAGCATAAGGTCATTTTCTGACCTTGAGCTATCAAACCTCACCACGTTGAAAATAGAAGGTTGTGAAAGCATAGAGTCATTTCCTAATCTCCATCTGCCAAATCTCACAGAAGTACACATAGAAAGTTGCAAAAACATGAAGGCATTTGGTGACCTGCAGCTACCAAATCTAATCAGTTGGATGATATGGGATTGTGAAAATCTGGAGTCATTTCCTGACCTTCAGCTATCCAATCTCACCATGTTAAAAGCTATGTGGATCAGCAATTGTCCAATGATTGATGCTTCCTTTCCTCGTGGGCTTTGGCCTCCCAATTTGTGTTCCCTTGAAACAGGGGGGTTGAAAAAGCCCATCTCAGAATGGGGCAATCAGAATTTCCCAGCTTCCCTTGTTTACCTAAGATTACATAATGAACGTGATGTGAAGAATTTTAGTCAATTGTCCCACCTTTTCCCTTCTTCTCTTAAATCTCTGAGCATATGGGAATTTGATAATCTGGAATCCATTTCAACGGGACTCCAATACCTCACATCCCTTCAACATCTGTACATTGGCAGCTGTCCAAAGCTGAACGATTTACCAGAGACGCTGTTGCCTTCCCTTCTGAGTTTGAGTACATTAATATGCCCAAAATTGAAAGAAAGGTGTGAAGGAAGAGGCTCCCACTACTGGCCCCGAATCTCTCATATACCCTGCATCGAAATTAAAGACTAA